Within the Maribacter sp. BPC-D8 genome, the region ATTTCATTAATTGAAACCTCCGAATGGTTATGATCATTTGTCACTTCTGCATTGATAGAATCTGAATTATTGTGGAATATCAAATAACCACACAGTAGCCCTAAGACCGCTGCAATACCTAAGTAAAGAATATTCTTTTTCATACTATTTTTGGTTTTCGAAGTGTTGAATCAACACCTTCATTTCTTCAATTTTACGTTTCTGAGCTTTAATAATATCGTTAGCCATTTTTTTTTACTTTAGGATCTTGTATATCTGCTCGTTCACTTGTTAAAATGGCAATTGAATGATATGCAATCATTGCTTTCACCCATAAAATATCGCCTACAATAAAAGCCTGAGTAAGGAAGTGGTTAAACACTAACCATTAACATATAACTCTACTTCCTACATCAGGACTTTAGTCTGTAGTATCTTTTAAACTCATCATATTTTTAATTACAAATCGTTTCAACAATACTATTTAATTGATTTCCTTTTGCACTTTCCCACAGGTAAGCATTTTACTGCCGTAATACGGGTTTTTAATATTATTGCTTTTACTCAACCAAGCACTACCACCATCATACATTGGGCAAAACTGTTGGTATAAAGTGTTTTCTGTTCCTGTAAACGCTACCATATTAGTTAAGTCTTTACTTAAAATTTTAAAGTGCTCTCGCTGTTTTACTATATCAGTTTCTGAAATATGCTTAGATTGTACCGTTGCATCTGCTATAATACCTGCTAATTTCTCTAGTTTATTTTCTGAATACTTTGACTGATCAAGACTACCTAATGATTTAGCAAGTGTATTGCCTAAAGTTTTGGCTTTATCGTTATCATCATCTACTAATGCATCTTTAAGGTTAAAGTAATCTGAAAGAATAGTTTCTACCTTTACTTTTTCTGAAGCACTCATAGACATTTTTTTTGCATCATTCATTTCTATCTCTTCTGAGGAAACTTCGTTACCTTTTTTCTCATCTTTACAAGAGATTGTCACTATCATCATGGTAGTTAATGCAATCGTAGCTATACTTTTATTTACTGATTTCATATTTTTATTTTTTATGTAGTTTTTTAATTTCTATTATTGAATTAGATAGTTAAGAATTGATTGTTGGGTATAAAAAGATCGAATTGATTCTATTTGATTTAATTGAAATTTTAACTGTAACTCTTGTATATCCAACAGGTCATTAAAATCAATAGTTCCCGTTTCATAATTTTTAATTAAAATATCTTCTGCATCCCTAGCCTGTTTTAAATTTTTAGACTGGGTTCTATACTTTATTTGAGCTTGGTTACGTTGAGAAAGCGCTTTAGAAAAAGTAGTATTTAGTATATTGTACCGTTGATTTTTTTGAAACTCTATTTCTTTTTGTCGAAGCTCGTTCTGTTTAGAGATTGAAGTGTATTTGCTATTAAATAGGGGAATAGAAACGGAGACCATAGGCATTATAACATCTTTACCATTATCTGCAATTACCATATCTGCGCGCTCACTTACTGGCAAATAATCTAGCCCAATACCAATTGTAGGTAAACTTTCTCGCTTATTCACCATTTCTGATTGAACTATAGATTCATACAGTTTATTATATTTTAATAATTCTGGATTTAAGGAAAGTACATCTATATCAAAGACTTCATTTTCTTCTGGCAATTCTAAATGAACTACCGAACTAATTTCAAAATTGATATCTCTATTAAGCAAATTATTAAAAGCTACTTTTTCTGCTTCAAATATTTCTGACAATATCTCTTTTTGCTGTTTTAATTCATTCTGGCGAATTTGTAAACGTAAGACATCAACCGCAGATGCTTTACCTGTTTCTACAGATGTTAAAGCCAAGCGCTCATAAGTTTTTAAAAGTTGAATATTCTCTTCTAAAATTAGTTGTTTGGTGCTTGACTCATATAAATTGTAGTAAGATTGAGCTACTGATAATCCCAATTTTCTTTTCGCAATTGTAACTTCAATATATTCCGCTTCAGCCATTGAGCTAGCATAATTTTCGCGTGCGCTTAGCGTACCAAACCAAGGCAACATTTGCTTTACCCCTATTCTTGCACGTTGGGCACCAACCCTAGTTTCTGTTTCACTTACGAAATAACCTAAACTAAACTCTGTATTTGGAAGCCAATTAGCCTCCTTAATCTTCTCTTCAGCAATAGCATATTTAATGTCGAATGACCGTACTTCCGGATTATTTTGAATAGCCTCTTCAATCAACGATTGTAACTCTTGAGCATTAACAAATGCAGTTAGAAAGAATAAGCTTATAATTAGACTTAAATTTTTCATTTGTTCACTTTTTTAAGTTCGTACTCTTTTTTCCAGCTATACAGAACAGGAACTAAGAAATAAGAGGTTATATCTATGATCATTCCTCCAAATATGGGAATAGCCATCGGTATCATAATATCACTTCCCTTTCCCGTAGATGTTAGTACAGGCAGTAGTGCCAATATGGTAGTTACGGTAGTCATTAAACAAGGACGAATACGTTTACCTGCAGCTTCTAAAGTTGCTAGTCGAACTCCTGTTTTATCAGTAGGGTTTTCCCTATCAAATGTTTGGGTGAGATAGGTGGCCATAACTACACCATCGTCAGTAGC harbors:
- a CDS encoding TolC family protein, which produces MKNLSLIISLFFLTAFVNAQELQSLIEEAIQNNPEVRSFDIKYAIAEEKIKEANWLPNTEFSLGYFVSETETRVGAQRARIGVKQMLPWFGTLSARENYASSMAEAEYIEVTIAKRKLGLSVAQSYYNLYESSTKQLILEENIQLLKTYERLALTSVETGKASAVDVLRLQIRQNELKQQKEILSEIFEAEKVAFNNLLNRDINFEISSVVHLELPEENEVFDIDVLSLNPELLKYNKLYESIVQSEMVNKRESLPTIGIGLDYLPVSERADMVIADNGKDVIMPMVSVSIPLFNSKYTSISKQNELRQKEIEFQKNQRYNILNTTFSKALSQRNQAQIKYRTQSKNLKQARDAEDILIKNYETGTIDFNDLLDIQELQLKFQLNQIESIRSFYTQQSILNYLIQ
- a CDS encoding DUF3347 domain-containing protein, producing the protein MKSVNKSIATIALTTMMIVTISCKDEKKGNEVSSEEIEMNDAKKMSMSASEKVKVETILSDYFNLKDALVDDDNDKAKTLGNTLAKSLGSLDQSKYSENKLEKLAGIIADATVQSKHISETDIVKQREHFKILSKDLTNMVAFTGTENTLYQQFCPMYDGGSAWLSKSNNIKNPYYGSKMLTCGKVQKEIN